One segment of Gammaproteobacteria bacterium DNA contains the following:
- a CDS encoding mechanosensitive ion channel family protein translates to MRETMDQNAIKTLTDLLSFNVIVVGVLLITMAWLVVHALDYASLRLSTRFPKYRLQISRVFPIARLLTWVTAFYILVVDIIHPPQNTALAILASAGLAIGLAAQDPVRNILSGILILFDQPFRVGDMIRVGEYYGEVVRIDTRTTRVRTFDDNIVSFPNSLVLTQAVANSNSGNLDELVMVTFHLPAYIDTQLLKNLFWEAAAASPYVYLRKGITVLVEDQFNRSFLTRITVKCYVIDVRYERLMHSDITENIKSELIKLGLINKETVIFMADQPVEFHSKNYEEESTPKDNGIEKQNSRIIS, encoded by the coding sequence ATGAGAGAGACAATGGATCAAAATGCGATAAAAACATTAACCGATCTGCTTTCGTTCAATGTGATCGTCGTTGGCGTTTTACTGATCACTATGGCATGGCTGGTTGTACATGCGCTTGATTACGCCTCTCTACGGCTTAGTACACGCTTTCCAAAATATCGCCTGCAAATCTCCCGAGTATTTCCTATCGCGCGTCTACTTACATGGGTAACAGCGTTTTATATTTTAGTAGTGGATATCATACATCCTCCTCAGAACACAGCACTGGCTATACTTGCATCGGCAGGTTTAGCCATTGGCTTGGCTGCGCAAGACCCAGTCAGAAATATATTGTCTGGCATATTGATACTTTTCGATCAACCGTTTCGCGTTGGGGATATGATTCGTGTGGGCGAATACTATGGTGAGGTCGTGCGTATCGACACCCGCACAACTCGCGTTAGAACATTTGATGATAATATTGTCAGTTTCCCAAATTCCTTGGTTTTGACGCAGGCTGTCGCTAATTCGAACAGTGGCAATCTCGACGAACTCGTAATGGTGACATTTCATCTACCAGCATATATTGACACCCAGTTGCTAAAAAATCTTTTTTGGGAAGCAGCCGCCGCTTCACCGTATGTCTATTTGCGCAAGGGCATTACCGTATTGGTTGAAGATCAGTTCAATCGATCCTTTTTGACACGCATAACAGTCAAATGCTACGTAATTGACGTACGCTACGAAAGACTCATGCATAGCGATATTACAGAGAATATTAAATCCGAGTTGATTAAGCTCGGACTGATCAATAAGGAAACCGTCATTTTTATGGCTGACCAGCCTGTTGAGTTTCATTCGAAAAACTACGAAGAAGAATCGACACCTAAAGACAATGGCATTGAGAAACAGAATTCAAGAATAATTAGCTAA
- a CDS encoding NfeD family protein: protein MIEYFNTHLHAFWFTAGFLLLAIELLVLGFSTGFVLFLGLGALLTGGLLWAGILSDTWLASIGSFALSSALISAALWKPLKSMEKTRNNDVHDTSSDFVGLVFNLESDLSSNSTSKTRYSGIEWKVELDEGSLNKQLGAGTRVTVVSVDAGKFRVAPLDES from the coding sequence ATGATTGAGTATTTTAATACGCACTTACATGCGTTCTGGTTTACCGCAGGTTTCCTGCTACTTGCTATTGAGTTGCTAGTGCTTGGCTTTTCTACCGGATTTGTACTGTTTCTCGGTTTAGGTGCCCTGTTGACAGGAGGCTTGCTATGGGCGGGCATACTTTCAGACACTTGGTTAGCGAGTATCGGCAGTTTCGCGCTCTCTTCAGCTTTGATATCAGCGGCACTATGGAAACCGTTAAAAAGTATGGAAAAGACTCGAAACAATGATGTTCACGATACCAGTAGTGACTTTGTAGGTTTGGTTTTTAATCTTGAGTCCGATTTAAGTTCGAATAGTACATCGAAGACACGTTACTCTGGTATTGAGTGGAAAGTAGAATTGGATGAAGGAAGTTTGAACAAACAGCTAGGTGCGGGTACACGTGTAACCGTTGTTTCAGTTGATGCAGGAAAATTTCGTGTCGCGCCACTGGACGAATCTTAA
- a CDS encoding DUF211 domain-containing protein — translation MSSIKRIVLDVLKPHQPQGIDFAKTLAELSVGYQVIYAVDEVDEKTESVIIEIKGDNIDLDPIKDAIHAMGGSLHSVDEIEIHNSL, via the coding sequence GTGTCTTCGATTAAACGCATCGTGCTGGACGTACTCAAACCGCATCAGCCGCAAGGTATTGATTTTGCGAAAACTCTTGCAGAGTTGTCCGTCGGTTATCAGGTAATTTATGCAGTCGACGAGGTAGATGAAAAGACAGAGTCTGTGATTATTGAGATCAAAGGCGACAATATCGATCTGGACCCGATTAAAGACGCAATACACGCCATGGGCGGTTCACTCCATAGCGTTGATGAAATAGAGATTCATAATAGCTTGTGA
- a CDS encoding GNAT family N-acetyltransferase: MQFICYTNWLHVPDSASELFGIAEENSVFLSREWFQCLTASPLDDGQQLVLACVVRENQVMALLPLASNAGKNWYSLKHQYSPNFGLLLSDDCTTQVLQCLAKGLRTLPLSGLLLEPVTQSDHKIHALKEALTSIGFQFEHHFRHYNWRHKVEESCFEEYLKGRPAKLRNTITRKSRKLQRDHSFEIRLFTGRDVLEMMQDYYRVYSASWKSNEQRVDFVDRFVDAFSQRGWTRLAILYVKNTPVAAQIWFVHNRKASIFRLAYDEAWKHYSTGSILTSFLMQYVIDVDRVSEIDFLTGNDAYKQDWMSERREFFAFCFAKQENSGSGFGRIVNKLQHWLK, encoded by the coding sequence ATGCAGTTTATTTGCTACACAAATTGGCTACATGTGCCTGACAGCGCATCTGAATTGTTCGGCATTGCCGAGGAAAACAGTGTTTTTCTTTCCCGAGAATGGTTTCAGTGCCTGACAGCCTCCCCCCTGGATGATGGGCAGCAGTTGGTTCTCGCTTGCGTGGTACGCGAAAATCAAGTGATGGCATTGCTTCCACTTGCGAGTAATGCGGGTAAAAACTGGTATTCGCTTAAACACCAATACTCGCCAAATTTCGGGCTTCTATTGTCAGATGACTGTACAACTCAAGTTTTGCAATGTCTGGCCAAAGGTCTGCGTACGCTACCTCTTTCGGGGCTATTGTTGGAACCTGTCACGCAATCTGACCATAAGATACATGCGTTGAAAGAAGCGCTAACGTCAATAGGTTTTCAATTTGAACACCACTTTAGGCACTATAACTGGCGGCACAAGGTTGAAGAGTCGTGTTTTGAAGAATATTTGAAAGGCCGTCCTGCCAAACTGCGTAATACTATCACCCGTAAAAGTCGTAAATTACAACGTGATCACTCGTTTGAAATACGTCTTTTTACCGGACGAGATGTATTAGAGATGATGCAGGATTACTATAGGGTTTATAGCGCGAGTTGGAAGTCAAATGAACAGAGAGTGGACTTTGTAGACCGTTTTGTTGATGCGTTTTCTCAACGGGGATGGACTCGACTAGCAATTCTTTATGTCAAAAATACACCCGTGGCCGCGCAAATATGGTTTGTACATAATAGAAAGGCGAGTATATTCCGTTTGGCTTACGATGAGGCGTGGAAACACTACTCCACGGGATCCATTCTGACCAGTTTTTTGATGCAATATGTGATCGACGTTGATAGGGTTTCGGAAATCGATTTCTTAACTGGAAACGATGCCTACAAGCAAGATTGGATGTCAGAGCGACGAGAGTTTTTCGCATTCTGTTTCGCCAAGCAAGAAAATTCTGGTAGTGGATTTGGGCGCATTGTTAACAAACTTCAACACTGGTTGAAGTAG
- a CDS encoding paraslipin, which yields MIDDSGSYLDLAFGFWMGFAVVVVLLLKTSIKFVPQNNAYVIERFGRYNATLTAGLNFIVPFIDKVAYIRTLKEQAIDVPSQGAITKDNIGLTVDGVLYLKVLDPYKASYGVEDYAFAVTQLAQTTMRSEIGKMDLDKTFEERDTLNVAIVNSINEASEPWGVQVLRYEIKDIEPPRSVLEAMERQMKAEREKRAAILESEGERQSAINIAEGEKQARVLAAEADKSEQILKAEGEARAIEMVAVAKAGALLTIGEAAATAQGQKAVQLDLATKAIDAKHAIAKSSTVVLMDGKSNEAAPVVAEAVAIVAAMNESKAFGSQPGDSK from the coding sequence ATGATAGACGATAGTGGAAGCTATTTGGATTTAGCGTTCGGTTTTTGGATGGGATTTGCTGTGGTGGTTGTCTTGCTTCTAAAGACTTCTATAAAGTTTGTTCCGCAGAACAACGCCTATGTGATCGAGCGATTTGGTCGCTATAACGCCACGCTTACGGCTGGTCTGAATTTTATTGTGCCTTTTATAGATAAAGTCGCCTATATTCGCACTCTCAAAGAACAAGCCATTGATGTCCCCAGTCAAGGCGCGATAACAAAGGATAACATCGGCTTGACTGTAGATGGCGTGTTGTATCTTAAGGTTCTTGATCCCTATAAGGCGAGTTACGGTGTCGAAGACTACGCCTTTGCAGTAACCCAATTGGCACAAACGACGATGCGTTCGGAAATCGGAAAGATGGACCTCGATAAAACTTTTGAGGAGCGCGATACGCTTAACGTCGCCATTGTAAACTCAATAAACGAAGCGTCCGAACCTTGGGGTGTGCAGGTGTTACGCTACGAAATTAAAGATATAGAGCCACCACGTAGCGTACTCGAAGCAATGGAAAGACAAATGAAAGCTGAACGGGAAAAGCGTGCGGCAATTCTGGAATCAGAAGGTGAACGACAGTCGGCGATTAATATTGCCGAAGGAGAGAAACAGGCACGGGTATTGGCTGCCGAGGCAGATAAATCTGAACAGATATTGAAGGCAGAGGGTGAAGCGCGCGCGATCGAAATGGTAGCGGTGGCCAAGGCTGGAGCATTGCTAACCATAGGCGAAGCGGCTGCCACAGCGCAAGGCCAAAAAGCGGTGCAGCTTGATCTGGCGACCAAGGCTATCGATGCGAAACATGCCATTGCCAAGAGTTCTACAGTAGTACTTATGGATGGTAAATCCAACGAAGCAGCACCGGTAGTCGCTGAGGCGGTTGCGATCGTTGCTGCTATGAATGAGAGTAAGGCATTTGGTTCTCAGCCTGGTGACTCAAAATGA